The Streptococcaceae bacterium ESL0729 genome has a segment encoding these proteins:
- a CDS encoding CPCC family cysteine-rich protein, whose amino-acid sequence MRELIILKRIKSETPEIQKVKWIDGEEYVNCPVCGTMTAVYDICDNCGWQNTGETNIDGGPNKMKLVEAQEAYKQGLPIR is encoded by the coding sequence ATGAGGGAGTTGATTATTTTGAAAAGAATAAAGAGCGAGACACCAGAAATTCAAAAAGTAAAATGGATTGACGGAGAAGAGTATGTAAATTGTCCGGTGTGTGGTACTATGACGGCTGTATATGATATTTGTGACAATTGCGGGTGGCAAAATACTGGTGAAACAAATATCGACGGTGGCCCCAACAAAATGAAATTAGTTGAAGCACAGGAAGCTTACAAGCAAGGTTTACCAATTAGATAA
- the serC gene encoding 3-phosphoserine/phosphohydroxythreonine transaminase gives MTTYNFSAGPAVLPEDVLKKAQEELLNYKASQMSVMELSHRSKLFEDIIKGAEDLLRKLMNIPDNYKVLFLQGGASLQFTMIPLNLAQNGKALYVNTGAWAKKAIAAAKELDNVQVEVIATSEDKNFTYVPQIDPQKIDQDARYLHITTNETIGGIAYKEIPDTGRVPLVADMSSNILANDYQVEDFGLIYAGAQKNIGPAGLTLVIIREDLIKDDLNLPPMLDYSVLAENDSMYNTPPTYAIYVAGLVFEWLDGLGGLENILKKDQEKAKILYDYIDSSDFYQSPVDVRFRSITNIPFITGDAELDKKFNEEAKKRGFENLKGHRSVGGMRASLYNAFPYEGVLALVDFMKEFEEENREK, from the coding sequence ATGACGACTTATAATTTTTCAGCCGGTCCAGCAGTTTTACCAGAAGATGTTTTAAAAAAAGCTCAAGAGGAGCTTCTTAACTATAAAGCTAGCCAAATGTCCGTGATGGAATTAAGTCACCGCTCCAAACTCTTTGAAGACATTATCAAGGGTGCGGAAGATTTACTCAGAAAATTAATGAATATTCCAGATAACTATAAGGTTCTTTTCCTCCAGGGGGGAGCAAGCCTTCAGTTCACAATGATTCCTCTTAATCTTGCCCAAAATGGCAAGGCCCTTTATGTCAATACGGGAGCTTGGGCTAAAAAAGCCATCGCAGCAGCCAAGGAATTAGATAATGTCCAGGTGGAGGTCATCGCAACGAGTGAGGATAAGAATTTTACTTACGTGCCGCAGATTGACCCTCAAAAGATTGACCAGGATGCTCGCTACCTTCATATCACGACCAATGAAACCATTGGAGGGATTGCCTACAAGGAGATTCCAGACACTGGTAGGGTGCCTCTAGTGGCTGACATGTCATCAAATATCTTAGCCAATGACTATCAGGTGGAAGATTTTGGACTAATCTATGCAGGAGCTCAAAAAAATATTGGTCCTGCAGGGCTGACACTTGTCATTATTAGAGAAGATTTAATAAAAGATGATTTGAATCTACCACCCATGCTTGACTACAGCGTATTAGCCGAAAATGACTCTATGTACAACACACCTCCGACATATGCTATCTATGTGGCAGGACTTGTCTTTGAGTGGCTAGACGGCTTAGGGGGACTTGAAAATATCCTTAAAAAGGACCAAGAAAAGGCCAAAATCCTCTATGACTACATTGATTCAAGTGACTTTTACCAAAGTCCCGTTGATGTACGCTTTCGCTCAATAACCAATATTCCCTTTATTACAGGGGATGCTGAGCTTGATAAAAAATTCAATGAGGAAGCTAAAAAAAGAGGTTTTGAAAACCTAAAGGGGCACAGATCAGTCGGTGGGATGAGGGCCAGCCTTTACAACGCCTTTCCTTATGAGGGTGTTCTTGCTCTAGTTGATTTTATGAAAGAATTTGAAGAAGAAAATAGGGAGAAATAG
- a CDS encoding 3-phosphoglycerate dehydrogenase family protein, whose translation MYNLKTFNAIAQEGLDKFDKRRYQINKSDQPDGIILRSQNLKDYDFPKSTLAVARAGAGTNNIPVDLCSDKGIVVFNTPGANANAVKELVLASLLLSVRPILQGANWVKTLKGEDTEKQVEDNKKQFAGHELLGKKLGVIGLGSIGAMVANDAYRLGMDVTGYDPHVSVDVAWSISRRVKRAKSMAEVLKNSDFVTIHVPLLDSTRDLIGLEELSMMKESASLLNFSRGEIVNVEEVIEALEANMISEYISDFADPRLIQADKVLVLPHLGASTEEAEVNCAKMAASTLKKFLETGNIKNSVNFPNVEMDFQSPYRLTIINKNIPNMLGVISSLIAQEEINIDNMVNRGKGEYAYTLVDIANSSDDKIEKIIEKLGQDENIIRVRAIKNKEV comes from the coding sequence ATGTACAATTTAAAAACCTTTAATGCCATTGCCCAGGAGGGACTGGATAAATTTGATAAAAGACGCTATCAAATTAATAAAAGTGACCAGCCAGATGGAATCATCCTTAGAAGTCAAAATCTAAAGGACTATGACTTTCCAAAGTCTACTCTTGCTGTGGCAAGGGCAGGTGCTGGGACTAATAATATCCCTGTTGACCTTTGTAGCGATAAGGGAATTGTTGTCTTTAATACACCAGGAGCCAATGCTAATGCCGTTAAGGAGCTGGTCCTTGCCAGTCTTCTTTTGAGTGTTCGCCCCATCCTCCAGGGGGCCAACTGGGTTAAAACCCTTAAGGGCGAGGACACTGAAAAGCAGGTTGAAGACAATAAGAAGCAATTTGCAGGACATGAGCTTTTAGGTAAAAAGCTAGGCGTTATCGGCCTTGGGTCAATCGGGGCCATGGTCGCAAATGATGCCTACAGGCTTGGGATGGACGTAACAGGATATGATCCTCATGTATCAGTAGATGTTGCCTGGTCTATCTCAAGGCGGGTCAAAAGGGCTAAAAGTATGGCCGAGGTCTTAAAAAATAGCGATTTCGTTACCATTCACGTCCCTCTTTTAGACTCAACCAGAGATTTAATTGGTCTAGAGGAGCTTTCTATGATGAAAGAATCAGCAAGCCTTCTTAATTTTTCTCGTGGCGAGATTGTAAATGTTGAAGAAGTCATTGAAGCCTTGGAAGCTAACATGATTTCAGAATATATCTCAGACTTTGCTGACCCAAGGCTAATCCAAGCAGATAAGGTCTTGGTCCTCCCACATCTAGGTGCATCGACTGAAGAAGCTGAGGTCAACTGTGCCAAAATGGCTGCCTCAACCCTCAAAAAATTCCTCGAAACTGGTAACATCAAGAACTCTGTCAATTTTCCTAATGTCGAGATGGACTTCCAATCACCCTACCGTTTAACCATTATTAACAAAAACATTCCCAACATGCTTGGGGTCATCTCTTCTTTAATTGCCCAGGAAGAGATTAATATCGACAACATGGTTAATAGGGGTAAGGGAGAATATGCCTATACTCTAGTTGATATAGCCAACAGTTCTGATGATAAGATTGAAAAAATAATTGAAAAATTAGGCCAAGATGAGAATATTATCAGAGTCCGTGCCATTAAAAATAAGGAGGTTTAA
- a CDS encoding DUF1015 family protein: protein MVQVKAFKAIRPNEELASKVASLPYDVVSSLEAKELAEGNPYSFFHIDKAEIDLPEDLSPYDDKVYKEADDKLTSFKDKGWFIQDESNKYYIYQLTMNGRAQTGLVATTSIDDYIDGKIKKHEYTRHEKEIDRINHIKATDANTSPIFLTYRGLPTISTIINDWKKAHAPIYDFSSYYDVNHQVWLLDDPQIITDLEEAFSQVASLYIADGHHRTESAVKVGIEKREAGQGSPESDYFLSILFPDQELEILEYNRVLKVDLPVDFMEQLAQSFDIKETESTKPEEAGVINMYLAGKWYQLTIKKELLADDPVDGLDVSYLQAKVFHDIFGIEDIRSDKRIDFVGGIRGSAELVKLVDSGEWDLAFAMYPTQMKDLLEVADAGLIMPPKSTWFEPKLLSGLFLHDLETR, encoded by the coding sequence GTGGTTCAAGTAAAAGCATTTAAAGCAATTAGACCAAATGAGGAGCTGGCTTCTAAGGTCGCAAGCCTTCCCTATGACGTTGTATCTTCTTTGGAGGCTAAAGAGCTTGCTGAAGGTAATCCCTATTCATTCTTCCATATAGATAAGGCTGAGATTGACCTGCCAGAAGATTTGTCACCCTATGATGACAAGGTCTATAAAGAAGCTGATGACAAGCTTACTTCCTTCAAGGACAAGGGCTGGTTTATTCAAGACGAAAGTAACAAATACTATATCTATCAGCTAACCATGAACGGAAGGGCTCAGACGGGACTAGTTGCCACAACCTCAATTGATGACTATATTGATGGGAAAATCAAGAAGCATGAATATACCCGCCATGAAAAAGAAATTGACCGGATTAATCACATTAAGGCAACTGATGCCAATACAAGTCCCATCTTTTTAACCTATAGGGGGCTGCCTACTATAAGTACAATCATCAATGACTGGAAGAAAGCTCATGCTCCCATCTATGATTTTTCAAGTTACTATGATGTCAACCACCAGGTTTGGCTCCTAGATGACCCCCAAATTATTACTGACTTAGAAGAAGCCTTTAGTCAGGTCGCAAGCCTTTATATAGCGGACGGTCACCACAGGACAGAGTCAGCAGTCAAGGTTGGGATTGAAAAAAGGGAAGCAGGACAAGGAAGCCCTGAAAGTGATTACTTCCTTTCCATTCTTTTCCCAGATCAGGAGCTTGAAATCTTAGAATACAACCGTGTTTTAAAGGTTGATTTACCAGTTGACTTCATGGAGCAGCTGGCTCAATCCTTTGATATAAAAGAAACTGAATCAACTAAACCTGAAGAAGCAGGAGTTATAAACATGTACCTGGCTGGTAAATGGTATCAATTGACCATTAAAAAAGAGCTTCTAGCAGATGATCCAGTTGATGGACTAGATGTTTCCTACTTACAGGCCAAAGTCTTTCATGATATATTTGGTATTGAGGATATTAGAAGTGATAAGAGGATTGACTTTGTTGGAGGAATCAGAGGAAGTGCGGAACTTGTTAAATTAGTTGATTCAGGTGAGTGGGATTTAGCCTTTGCCATGTATCCAACACAGATGAAGGACCTATTAGAGGTAGCTGACGCAGGACTCATCATGCCACCTAAGTCAACCTGGTTTGAACCCAAGCTTTTATCAGGCCTTTTCCTACATGATTTGGAAACCAGATAG
- the rplJ gene encoding 50S ribosomal protein L10: MSEATIAKKAELVEVYAQKFADATSVVVADSRGLTVEQDTVLRKQLREAGVEFKVVKNSILRRAAEKAGLNELAESFVGPSAVAFSNEDAIAPAKILSEFAKTADALEIKAGVIDGQISSKEEIAAIASLPGREGLLSMLLSVLQAPVRNVAYAINAVAESKEDVA, from the coding sequence ATGAGTGAAGCAACAATTGCTAAAAAAGCAGAACTAGTTGAAGTTTATGCACAAAAATTTGCTGACGCTACAAGTGTTGTAGTTGCAGATTCACGTGGACTTACTGTTGAGCAAGATACTGTATTACGTAAACAATTACGTGAAGCTGGTGTTGAATTCAAAGTAGTTAAAAACTCAATTCTACGTCGTGCAGCTGAGAAAGCTGGACTTAACGAACTTGCTGAATCTTTCGTAGGACCAAGTGCTGTAGCATTCTCAAATGAAGATGCAATCGCACCTGCTAAAATCCTTAGCGAATTCGCAAAAACTGCTGACGCACTAGAAATTAAAGCTGGTGTAATCGACGGACAAATCTCTTCAAAAGAAGAAATTGCTGCAATCGCATCTCTACCAGGACGCGAAGGATTACTATCTATGCTACTTTCAGTACTTCAAGCTCCTGTCCGCAACGTGGCATACGCTATCAACGCCGTGGCAGAATCAAAAGAAGACGTGGCATAA
- the rplL gene encoding 50S ribosomal protein L7/L12 translates to MALNIENIIAEIKEATILELNDLVKAIEEEFGVSAAAPVAAAGPAAAAEEKTDFDVELISAGDKKVAVIKAVREITGLGLKEAKELVDGAPAMLKEGASKDEAEEIKEKIEAAGGAVTLK, encoded by the coding sequence ATGGCATTAAACATTGAAAACATTATTGCTGAAATTAAAGAAGCAACAATCTTAGAACTTAACGATCTTGTAAAAGCAATCGAAGAAGAATTTGGTGTATCAGCTGCTGCGCCTGTAGCTGCTGCTGGACCTGCTGCTGCCGCTGAAGAAAAAACTGACTTCGACGTTGAACTTATCTCTGCTGGAGATAAAAAAGTTGCAGTTATCAAAGCTGTACGTGAAATCACAGGTCTTGGACTTAAAGAAGCTAAAGAACTTGTTGATGGAGCTCCTGCAATGCTTAAAGAAGGTGCATCTAAAGACGAAGCTGAAGAAATCAAAGAAAAAATCGAAGCTGCTGGTGGAGCAGTTACACTTAAATAA
- a CDS encoding heavy metal translocating P-type ATPase, with protein MKNWQKLILVFVVAIIALFSRFVLHNNGLAELIVTVVGLLLAGSMFIGMIKTIKSGSYGVDILAITAILSTLAIGEYWASLIIIVMLVGGDSLEDYAAHRASRELDLLISKSPVRAHLQTSDGQIKDIDVTEIKVGDTLLVKPLELVPVDGKLLSAEGEFDQSSLTGESKPVKIGKNQEVLSGSINGDAKVLIQASKLAKDSKYQQIVSLVQDIKDKPAHFVRMADQYAVPFTIISYTIAGLAWIFTKDVHRFVEVLVVASPCPLILAAPIAFIAGMSRLSRNNVLVKNGTVIEKLAAIKTAYFDKTGTLTKGDMAIDQIIPAADNYSQDDLLKVAASLEEASNHILSQSIIKGARDRNLELPQADNLKEIAGEGLTGQVQGKSYKIGRDSFIGLKTAPDASTSVYLSEDGRYIGKIIFTDELRPDAKEVISDMTGQLDIKNVIMLTGDDKTVASKVAGELGIPKFYGELMPEEKLDIIKKTPADQKPTMMVGDGINDAPSLAFADVGVAIGSKGDSTIASESADLVILKNDLSSLVKSITISRDTMNIARQSVWIGISICIILMLVASTGLIPAIVGACLQEVVDTITILHALTALKDRK; from the coding sequence ATGAAAAATTGGCAAAAACTTATTCTAGTATTTGTAGTAGCAATTATTGCCCTCTTTAGCAGGTTTGTCCTCCATAATAATGGTCTGGCTGAGCTCATAGTCACAGTCGTTGGACTTTTGTTGGCTGGATCGATGTTTATTGGGATGATAAAAACCATTAAATCAGGTTCTTACGGGGTCGATATCTTAGCCATTACGGCAATATTGTCAACCTTGGCCATTGGGGAGTACTGGGCAAGTCTTATCATTATTGTAATGCTTGTTGGCGGAGATTCTTTGGAGGACTATGCAGCTCACAGGGCCAGCCGTGAGCTTGACTTACTGATTTCAAAGAGTCCTGTCAGGGCTCACCTGCAAACTAGTGATGGTCAAATTAAAGATATTGATGTCACAGAAATCAAGGTTGGCGACACCCTTCTTGTTAAGCCTCTTGAACTGGTTCCAGTTGACGGGAAGCTTCTATCAGCTGAAGGAGAATTTGACCAATCATCTCTTACGGGAGAGAGTAAGCCCGTTAAGATTGGGAAAAATCAAGAAGTCCTCTCAGGGTCGATTAATGGTGACGCTAAAGTCTTAATTCAGGCAAGCAAGCTTGCTAAGGATTCAAAATATCAGCAAATTGTTTCCCTTGTTCAAGACATTAAGGATAAACCAGCCCACTTTGTAAGAATGGCTGACCAATATGCTGTTCCCTTTACCATTATTTCCTATACAATTGCCGGACTAGCTTGGATTTTTACTAAAGATGTCCACCGCTTTGTTGAAGTTTTGGTGGTAGCAAGTCCCTGTCCTTTGATTTTAGCAGCTCCCATAGCCTTTATTGCAGGAATGAGCCGGCTTTCAAGGAACAATGTTCTGGTCAAAAATGGTACCGTTATTGAAAAACTTGCAGCCATCAAAACTGCCTATTTTGATAAAACAGGAACTCTTACCAAGGGAGATATGGCCATTGATCAAATAATCCCTGCAGCTGATAATTACAGCCAAGATGACCTTTTAAAGGTGGCTGCAAGCCTTGAAGAGGCTAGTAACCATATTCTTTCTCAGTCGATTATTAAAGGAGCCAGGGATAGGAATTTAGAGCTTCCTCAGGCCGATAACCTTAAGGAGATTGCAGGAGAAGGGCTTACAGGTCAAGTACAAGGAAAAAGCTATAAGATTGGCCGCGATAGCTTTATTGGTCTTAAAACAGCCCCAGATGCCTCAACAAGCGTTTATCTTTCAGAAGATGGCAGATACATTGGAAAAATTATCTTCACAGATGAGTTAAGGCCCGATGCCAAGGAAGTTATCAGTGACATGACAGGCCAACTTGACATCAAAAATGTCATCATGCTTACAGGTGATGACAAAACTGTTGCCTCAAAAGTTGCTGGAGAGCTTGGTATCCCCAAATTTTACGGGGAGCTTATGCCCGAAGAGAAGCTTGATATCATTAAGAAGACACCTGCTGATCAAAAACCAACTATGATGGTCGGAGACGGAATAAATGATGCCCCATCCCTTGCCTTTGCAGACGTTGGTGTGGCCATTGGTAGCAAGGGAGATTCAACCATAGCCAGCGAAAGTGCTGACCTTGTCATCCTTAAAAATGACCTATCTAGTTTAGTTAAATCAATCACAATCAGCCGTGACACCATGAATATCGCTAGACAAAGTGTTTGGATTGGGATTTCAATCTGTATAATCCTGATGCTTGTCGCAAGTACAGGACTAATTCCAGCCATTGTTGGAGCCTGCCTGCAGGAAGTTGTTGACACCATAACCATCCTCCATGCCTTAACAGCCTTGAAAGACAGGAAATAA
- the xerS gene encoding tyrosine recombinase XerS: MKRERLLENIEDLKKIMPTYVLEYYQSKLTVPYSLTTLYEYLKEYNRFFTWMIESGVSKALKISDIPLDELEHLAKKDLEAYINYLRERPRLNTHSTQYGVSQTTINRTLTSLSSLFNYLTEEVEDEFGEPYFHRNVMKKVATKKKRETLAARAANIKNKLFLGDESQEFLDFIADTYEEGLSPRARSSFRKNMERDLAIIALMLASGIRLSEAVNMDIRDINLNIMTAEITRKGGKRDAVAIAPFAGPYLEEYLTIRENRYKPEKRNTAFFLTTYKGVANRMDASSIEKMVAKYSQAFKVRITPHKLRHTLATRLYAETNSQVLVSHQLGHSSTQVTDLYTHIIDEEQKNALDKL; encoded by the coding sequence ATGAAACGTGAACGTCTGCTTGAAAATATTGAAGATTTGAAAAAGATCATGCCCACCTATGTCCTCGAATACTACCAATCAAAATTAACAGTTCCCTATAGCCTGACCACCTTATATGAATATCTCAAGGAATATAATCGATTTTTTACCTGGATGATTGAATCTGGTGTCTCTAAGGCACTTAAAATCTCAGATATTCCCCTTGATGAGCTGGAACATCTGGCTAAAAAGGACCTAGAGGCCTATATTAACTATCTAAGGGAACGTCCTAGACTTAATACCCACTCAACCCAGTACGGGGTCTCTCAGACGACCATTAATCGTACCTTGACCTCTTTGTCCTCTCTTTTTAATTACCTGACTGAGGAGGTTGAGGATGAGTTTGGTGAGCCCTACTTCCACCGTAATGTCATGAAGAAGGTTGCTACCAAGAAAAAAAGGGAAACTTTGGCTGCAAGGGCTGCAAACATTAAAAACAAGCTCTTTTTGGGTGATGAAAGCCAAGAATTTTTGGATTTTATAGCTGATACTTATGAGGAAGGCTTAAGTCCCAGGGCTCGGTCATCCTTTAGAAAAAATATGGAGCGAGATTTGGCCATTATTGCCCTCATGCTGGCTTCTGGAATCAGGCTATCTGAAGCCGTTAATATGGATATTCGGGATATTAATCTAAATATTATGACCGCTGAAATAACTAGAAAGGGAGGAAAACGTGATGCTGTAGCTATTGCTCCTTTTGCAGGCCCCTACTTGGAAGAATATCTAACCATTAGGGAAAATCGCTACAAGCCTGAAAAAAGGAATACGGCTTTTTTCCTAACGACTTACAAGGGAGTTGCTAATAGAATGGATGCTTCTTCTATTGAAAAAATGGTAGCCAAATACTCTCAGGCCTTTAAGGTTCGAATTACCCCCCATAAACTCCGCCATACGCTAGCAACTAGACTCTATGCTGAGACCAACTCCCAGGTACTTGTTAGCCATCAACTGGGTCATTCTAGCACCCAAGTAACTGACCTTTATACCCACATTATCGATGAGGAGCAAAAAAATGCCCTGGATAAATTGTAA
- the trmFO gene encoding methylenetetrahydrofolate--tRNA-(uracil(54)-C(5))-methyltransferase (FADH(2)-oxidizing) TrmFO, with product MKDYINVIGAGLAGSEAAYQIAKRGIPVKLYEMRGVKPTPQHKTDNFAELVCSNSLRGDSITNAVGLLKEEMRQMDSLIINSADETRVPAGGALAVDREGFSQLVTDKIYNNPLIEVIRDEITELPTDAITIVATGPLTSDTLAEKIHALNDGDGFYFYDAAAPIVDIATVDMDKVYLKSRYDKGEAAYLNCPMTKEEFVAFQEALIEAEVAKLSEFEKEKYFEGCMPIEVMAARGFKTMLYGPMKPVGLEYPDEYTGKRDGDFKTPYAVVQLRQDDAAASLYNIVGFQTHLKWGEQKRVFRMIPGLENAEFVRYGVMHRNSYMDSPNLLTQTFRSKKQDNLYFAGQMTGVEGYVESAASGLVAGINAARLFKGEDEVVLPRTTALGALPYYVTHANSKNFQPMNVNFGIIEEWPERIRDKKERYTNIANRALDALEDYKVL from the coding sequence ATGAAAGATTATATTAATGTTATAGGGGCTGGTCTTGCTGGTTCTGAGGCAGCCTATCAGATTGCTAAACGTGGCATTCCGGTAAAACTATATGAAATGCGTGGGGTTAAGCCAACTCCTCAACATAAGACAGATAATTTCGCTGAGCTTGTTTGTTCAAATTCCCTTCGTGGGGACTCAATCACTAATGCCGTAGGTCTTTTGAAGGAAGAAATGCGTCAGATGGATAGTCTTATTATTAATTCAGCTGATGAAACTCGTGTTCCTGCTGGCGGAGCTTTAGCTGTTGATCGTGAAGGATTTTCACAACTTGTAACAGATAAGATCTACAATAACCCATTAATCGAGGTTATTCGTGATGAAATTACAGAACTGCCAACAGATGCAATTACAATCGTTGCAACAGGTCCTCTAACTAGCGATACCCTTGCTGAAAAGATTCATGCCCTTAATGATGGTGATGGTTTTTATTTTTACGATGCAGCAGCTCCAATTGTCGATATTGCAACAGTTGATATGGACAAGGTTTATTTGAAGAGCCGCTACGACAAGGGTGAAGCAGCCTACTTAAACTGTCCCATGACCAAGGAAGAATTTGTGGCCTTCCAGGAGGCCCTAATTGAAGCTGAGGTTGCCAAACTTTCTGAGTTTGAAAAGGAAAAATACTTTGAAGGATGTATGCCTATTGAAGTTATGGCAGCCCGTGGCTTTAAAACCATGCTTTACGGGCCCATGAAACCTGTTGGGCTTGAGTATCCAGATGAGTACACAGGAAAACGTGATGGTGATTTTAAAACTCCTTATGCAGTGGTTCAACTCCGTCAGGATGATGCAGCAGCAAGCCTTTATAACATTGTAGGATTCCAAACCCACTTAAAATGGGGTGAGCAAAAACGGGTCTTCCGAATGATTCCAGGCCTTGAAAATGCTGAATTTGTCCGTTACGGGGTAATGCACCGTAATTCATACATGGATTCGCCAAATCTGCTTACGCAAACCTTCCGTTCGAAAAAACAAGACAACCTTTACTTTGCGGGTCAAATGACGGGAGTTGAAGGGTATGTTGAATCGGCAGCGAGTGGACTTGTAGCTGGAATTAATGCAGCCCGTCTCTTTAAAGGAGAAGATGAGGTTGTTTTACCACGTACTACAGCACTTGGAGCCCTTCCTTACTATGTCACCCATGCCAACAGCAAAAACTTCCAGCCAATGAATGTAAACTTTGGTATTATTGAGGAGTGGCCAGAACGCATTCGTGATAAGAAAGAACGTTATACAAATATTGCCAATCGTGCCCTTGACGCCTTAGAGGACTATAAAGTTCTATAA